The Vigna radiata var. radiata cultivar VC1973A unplaced genomic scaffold, Vradiata_ver6 scaffold_122, whole genome shotgun sequence genome window below encodes:
- the LOC106752967 gene encoding uncharacterized protein LOC106752967, which yields MINPQNISAITLRTGKQVQGPEGVQEDEDKKKEEEQVDDSGGPNEPSPETTTEKSRLVPPNSSSKNSSSSYSPPPPYPNRLKPRNKKMKELDQEILNTFKKVEINIPLLDVVKQIPKYAKFLKEICTNRRHFRDNEVVNLGRNVSSMIKKHIEIPRKCKDPCMFSIPCVIGNSKFNNAMLDLGASINVMPLSVFTSLSLGPLKTTGVVIQLANRSTINPAGVLEDVLVQVDKLVFPADFYILDMKDDEGISPKTIILGRPFMMTAQTKIDVHAGSLTLEIGDEKVHFNVLESGKHPIKDHSLFCINLSSDAKPMRQPQGRLNSQLMGVVKKXDTKLLQTGIIDHNSDSIWAGPIHVVLKKGGITMVKDEKDKLTPIQDRSGAHDLVVDHLTLLMKMKN from the exons ATGATCAACCCGCAAAATATAAGTGCTATTACTTTAAGAACGGGTAAGCAAGTACAAGGCCCTGAAGGAGTCCAAGAGGATgaagataagaagaaagaagaagaacaagttgATGACAGTGGAGGACCAAATGAACCATCACCTGAGACTACCACTGAAAAATCCAGGTTAGTACCTCCTAactcttcttctaaaaattcttcttcatcttattcTCCACCTCCTCCATATCCCAATCGGTTGAAGccgagaaacaaaaaaatgaaggagTTAGACCAAGAGATCTTGAATACTTTCAAAAAGGTGGAGATCAACATTCCCTTGCTAGATGTTGTTAAGCAAATCCCCAAATACgccaagtttttgaaagaaatttgcacaaatagaAGGCATTTTAGGGATAATGAGGTTGTGAATTTGGGAAGAAATGTGTCAAGCATGATTAAGAAACATATTGAAATACCACGAAAATGCAAGGATCCATGTATGTTTTCTATTCCTTGTGTTATTGGGAATTCAAAGTTTAACAATGCCATGCTAGATTTAGGGGCTTCGATTAATGTAATGCCTTTATCAGTGTTTACTTCTCTATCTTTGGGACCTCTTAAGACTACTggtgtggtcattcaactgGCCAACCGTAGCACAATTAACCCTGCAGGTGTGCTTGAGGACGTGCTTGTCCAAGTAGACAAGTTAGTTTTTCCTGCAGATTTTTATATCTTGGACATGAAGGATGATGAAGGAATCAGTCCAAAAACTATTATCTTGGGAAGACCCTTCATGATGACAGCACAAACCAAGATAGATGTGCATGCAGGATCATTGACATTGGAGATAGGAGACGAGAAAGTGCACTTCAACGTGTTGGAATCTGGGAAGCATCCGATTAAAgatcattctttgttttgtattaaCTTATCAAGTGATGCTAAACCAATGAGACAACCTCAAGGAAGACTGAATTCTCAACTGATGGGGGTTGTAAAGAAAANGGACACCAAGCTGCTACAAACAGGTATTATAGACCATAATTCTGACAGCATTTGGGCGGGCCCTATACATGTGGTTCTGAAGAAAGGTGGAATCACAATGGTCAAGGACGAGAAGGACAAGTTGACTCCTATTCAAGACAGAAGTGGAGCACATGATTTAGTAGTTGACCATCTTA cacttttgatgaaaatgaagaattag